From Candidatus Nomurabacteria bacterium, one genomic window encodes:
- a CDS encoding dioxygenase codes for MQKLYSLQQNLKPSPLMPVLFVGHGNPMNAILDNDITRSWQKVGKQLPDAQAIVVISAHWLTRGTRITDAPKQPIIYDVYGFPDELYQTKYDANGDPELAKILQAAFVKYEAKLDSTWGLDHGTWSILKHIAPEPKVPVLQISLDVNQTLAQVVEMFSELKRMRERGVIFIGSGNLVHNLRMLDFNNRVFDWAEEFDKVAATHMSGHDLKGLTNPRSMTKTAMYAVEMDDHYRPMLAVMALLSGREEIAYFNDNIDMGSISMRSFITV; via the coding sequence ATGCAAAAACTTTATTCACTGCAACAAAACCTAAAGCCAAGCCCTTTGATGCCCGTGCTGTTTGTGGGCCATGGAAATCCTATGAATGCGATTTTAGATAACGATATCACTCGATCTTGGCAGAAGGTTGGCAAGCAACTTCCAGACGCACAAGCGATAGTTGTGATAAGTGCCCATTGGCTAACACGAGGTACACGAATAACGGATGCGCCGAAACAGCCAATCATTTACGATGTGTATGGTTTCCCAGACGAACTATACCAAACTAAGTACGATGCCAATGGCGACCCTGAACTGGCCAAGATTTTACAGGCTGCTTTTGTCAAATACGAAGCAAAACTAGATAGTACTTGGGGGTTAGATCATGGCACTTGGTCGATCCTCAAACACATTGCGCCCGAGCCAAAGGTGCCGGTTCTGCAGATAAGTCTCGACGTGAACCAAACCTTGGCACAAGTGGTCGAGATGTTTTCGGAACTCAAACGCATGCGCGAGCGAGGTGTGATTTTTATTGGTAGTGGAAATTTGGTACACAATCTTCGAATGCTAGACTTTAATAACCGAGTTTTTGACTGGGCCGAAGAGTTCGACAAAGTTGCAGCAACTCACATGAGTGGCCACGATCTCAAGGGTCTCACCAATCCCCGTTCTATGACCAAAACCGCGATGTATGCGGTCGAGATGGATGATCATTATCGACCAATGCTTGCGGTCATGGCCTTACTTAGCGGTCGTGAAGAAATCGCATATTTTAACGACAACATCGACATGGGTAGCATAAGTATGCGCTCGTTTATAACTGTTTAG